Part of the Azospirillum formosense genome is shown below.
TGGACGGTGCGCCAGATCACCACGAAGCCGAACAGGAAGACCGCCAGAACCGTGTAGTACATCGCCATCGGCTGGCTGAGGTCGATGACCCCGAACAGATGGCCGCGCGGCACCGCCTGGATGCCGTCCTCGCCGCCGGTGAACTTGAGCTGCAGGGCCATGAAGAAGACCATCTGCGACAGCGCCAGCGTGATCATGGCGAAGTAGATGCCCTGCCGCCGGATCGCCAGCGCCCCGAAGGCCAGCCCGAGCGTCGCGGAAAAGGCGGTGCCGAGAAGGATTCCCACTTCCGGCGGCAGCCCCCAGACCTTCACCGTGTGGGCGGTGATGTAGGCGGCCCCGCCGAAGAAGGCGGCGTGGCCGAAGCTGAGCAGACCGGCGAAGCCGATCAGCAGGTTGAAGGCGCAGGCGAACAGCGCGAAGCACAGCACCTTCATCACGAAGACGGGGTACAGCACGTAGGGCGCGGCGATCAGGACCAGCAGCAGCACCGCGAGCGCCAGCAGGCCCGGCATCGCCGGCCTGCCGGTGGCGGGGGCCGCGGTTTCGCGGCGGACGGCGTCGATCTCGGTCGCCATGGGTCACCTCTCCCGCCCGAACAGGCCGGCGGGCTTGATCAGCAGCACCACGGCCATGATGACGAAGACGACGATGTTCGACGCCTCCGGATAGAACACCTTCGTCAGACCTTCCAACAGCCCCAGGCCGTATCCCGTCAGCACCGCCCCCAGAATCGACCCCATGCCGCCGATCACCACCACGGCGAAGACGACGATGATGAGGTTGGAGCCCATCAGCGGCGACACCTGATAGATCGGCGCGGCCAGCACGCCGGCCAGCCCGGCCAGCGCGACGCCGAAGCCGTAGGTCGCCGTGATCATCAGCGGCACATTGATGCCGAAGGCCTGGACCAGCACCGGATTCTCGGTGGCGGCGCGCAGGTAGGCGCCGAGCTTCGTCCGCTCGATGGCGTACCAGGTGGCGAGGCAGACGACCAGCGAGGCGACGACGACCCAGCCGCGGTAGTTGGGCAGGAACATGAAGCCCAGGTTCTGCCCGCCCTTGAGCGCGTCCGGGATCGGATAGGGCTGGCCCGACACGCCGTAGAAATGGCGGAAGGCGCCCTCGACGATCAGCGCGAGACCGAAGGTCAGCAGCAGCCCATAGAGATGGTCGAGCTTGTAGAGACGGCTGAGCAGCGTCTTTTCCAACACCACGCCGAAGGCGCCGACGACCAGCGGCGCCAGCAGCAGCGCCCACCAGTAGCCGATCCCCGCCATGGTCAGCAGCAGCCACGCCACGAAGGCCCCCAGCATGTAGAGCGCGCCGTGGGCGAAGTTGATGACGTTCAGCATGCCGAAGATGACCGCCAGCCCGAGGCTGAGCAGCGCGTAGAAGG
Proteins encoded:
- a CDS encoding branched-chain amino acid ABC transporter permease; translated protein: MSTIFGIPPQALFGQLLLGLINGSFYALLSLGLAVIFGMLNVINFAHGALYMLGAFVAWLLLTMAGIGYWWALLLAPLVVGAFGVVLEKTLLSRLYKLDHLYGLLLTFGLALIVEGAFRHFYGVSGQPYPIPDALKGGQNLGFMFLPNYRGWVVVASLVVCLATWYAIERTKLGAYLRAATENPVLVQAFGINVPLMITATYGFGVALAGLAGVLAAPIYQVSPLMGSNLIIVVFAVVVIGGMGSILGAVLTGYGLGLLEGLTKVFYPEASNIVVFVIMAVVLLIKPAGLFGRER
- a CDS encoding branched-chain amino acid ABC transporter permease, which produces MATEIDAVRRETAAPATGRPAMPGLLALAVLLLVLIAAPYVLYPVFVMKVLCFALFACAFNLLIGFAGLLSFGHAAFFGGAAYITAHTVKVWGLPPEVGILLGTAFSATLGLAFGALAIRRQGIYFAMITLALSQMVFFMALQLKFTGGEDGIQAVPRGHLFGVIDLSQPMAMYYTVLAVFLFGFVVIWRTVHSPFGQVLKAIRENEPRAISLGYRTDHYKLMAFVLSATLAGLAGGTKAIVFQLATLTDVQWQMSGAVVLMTLLGGIGTLFGPVVGAALVVTLENYLAASNLPVPVVIGVIFVACVLLFRRGIVGEIAARFGGKRP